One stretch of Juglans microcarpa x Juglans regia isolate MS1-56 chromosome 3D, Jm3101_v1.0, whole genome shotgun sequence DNA includes these proteins:
- the LOC121255009 gene encoding protein FAR-RED IMPAIRED RESPONSE 1-like, which yields MTTSSTTSGRVDIDKPPECRETDIPCTSERVEESKEDIPNSQETEDGIAGTLQLEDEVGGDMIEEPRSGMEFNSFEELMVYYKQYGKKSGFGVMIKRTDKGDDGTVRYVTLGCVLGGKARNRTLNVARPHPTGKTECKAKINALKVDGKFWLTTVNNIDNHGLSLNKSRFFRCNREMSDSVKRVLDINDMAGI from the coding sequence ATGACTACAAGCTCCACTACGAGTGGAAGAGTTGATATAGATAAACCACCTGAATGTAGAGAAACTGATATTCCATGTACCTCTGAAAGAGTTGAAGAAAGCAAAGAAGATATACCAAATTCACAAGAAACTGAGGATGGCATTGCCGGGACACTGCAGTTAGAGGATGAAGTTGGTGGTGATATGATTGAAGAGCCAAGGTCGGGTATGgagtttaattcttttgaagaattaatggtttATTATAAGCAGTATGGTAAGAAAAGCGGGTTTGGGGTAATGATAAAAAGGACTGATAAGGGGGATGATGGGACTGTCCGATATGTCACCCTTGGTTGTGTCCTTGGTGGGAAGGCCCGAAATAGGACATTGAATGTTGCCAGACCACATCCAACAGGAAAGACagaatgtaaggcaaagattaatgccttaaaagttgATGGAAAGTTCTGGTTGACAACAGTGAATAATATCGATAACCATGGCCTTAGTCTAAATAAATCTCGCTTCTTTCGATGTAATAGAGAAATGAGTGACTCCGTAAAAAGAGTCCTAGATATAAACGATATGGCTGGCATCTGA